In Marmota flaviventris isolate mMarFla1 chromosome 15, mMarFla1.hap1, whole genome shotgun sequence, a single window of DNA contains:
- the Ndufaf6 gene encoding NADH dehydrogenase (ubiquinone) complex I, assembly factor 6 isoform X2 — translation MWNWLRLIKDSVSEKAIGLMRMQFWKKTVEEIYHDNPPHQPVAIELWKAVKRHNLTKRWLMKIIDEREKNLDDKAYRNIQELENYAENTQSSLLYLTLEILGIKDLHADHAASHIGKAQGIVTCLRATPYHGSRRKVFLPMDICMQHGVSQEDFLRRNQNKNVRDVIYDIASQAHLHLKHARSFHKSVPVKAFPAFLQTVSLEDYLKKIQQVDFDIFHPSLQQKNTLLPLSLYIQSWRKSY, via the exons ATGTGGAACTGGCTCAGGCTG ATCAAGGACTCAGTCTCTGAAAAAGCAATTGGACTGATGCGAATGCAGTTTTGGAAAAAAACTGTGGAAGAAATATACCATGACAATCCACCACATCAGCCAGTGGCCATTGAACTGTGGaag gctGTCAAAAGACATAATCTGACTAAAAGATGGCTTATGAAAATCATTGATGAAAGA gaaaaaaatttagatgACAAAGCATATCGTAATATCCAGGAACTTGAAAATTATGCTGAAAACACACAGAGCTCTCTTCTTTATTTAACATTAGAAATATTGG GTATAAAGGACCTTCATGCAGATCATGCTGCAAGTCACATTGGAAAAGCACAAGGTATTGTCACCTGCTTAAGAGCAACACCCTATCATGGTAGCAGAAGAAAAGTATTCCTTCCTATGGATATTTGTATGCAG CATGGTGTTTCACAAGAGGACTTTCTACGGaggaaccaaaataaaaatgtgagagaTGTAATATATGACATCGCCAGCCAGGCACACTTACACCTAAAGCAT gCTAGGTCCTTTCACAAAAGTGTTCCTGTGAAAGCATTTCCTGCTTTTCTTCAGACG gtttctttAGAGgactatttaaagaaaattcaacaAGTGGATTTTGATATATTCCATCCATCTTTACAGCAGAAAAATACATTACTTCCATTATCTTTGTATATTCAATCATGGAGGAAAAGCTATTAG
- the Ndufaf6 gene encoding NADH dehydrogenase (ubiquinone) complex I, assembly factor 6 isoform X3, with the protein MKIIDEREKNLDDKAYRNIQELENYAENTQSSLLYLTLEILGIKDLHADHAASHIGKAQGIVTCLRATPYHGSRRKVFLPMDICMQHGVSQEDFLRRNQNKNVRDVIYDIASQAHLHLKHARSFHKSVPVKAFPAFLQTVSLEDYLKKIQQVDFDIFHPSLQQKNTLLPLSLYIQSWRKSY; encoded by the exons ATGAAAATCATTGATGAAAGA gaaaaaaatttagatgACAAAGCATATCGTAATATCCAGGAACTTGAAAATTATGCTGAAAACACACAGAGCTCTCTTCTTTATTTAACATTAGAAATATTGG GTATAAAGGACCTTCATGCAGATCATGCTGCAAGTCACATTGGAAAAGCACAAGGTATTGTCACCTGCTTAAGAGCAACACCCTATCATGGTAGCAGAAGAAAAGTATTCCTTCCTATGGATATTTGTATGCAG CATGGTGTTTCACAAGAGGACTTTCTACGGaggaaccaaaataaaaatgtgagagaTGTAATATATGACATCGCCAGCCAGGCACACTTACACCTAAAGCAT gCTAGGTCCTTTCACAAAAGTGTTCCTGTGAAAGCATTTCCTGCTTTTCTTCAGACG gtttctttAGAGgactatttaaagaaaattcaacaAGTGGATTTTGATATATTCCATCCATCTTTACAGCAGAAAAATACATTACTTCCATTATCTTTGTATATTCAATCATGGAGGAAAAGCTATTAG